In Dama dama isolate Ldn47 chromosome 20, ASM3311817v1, whole genome shotgun sequence, a single window of DNA contains:
- the DPM3 gene encoding dolichol-phosphate mannosyltransferase subunit 3 has product MTKLAQWLWGLALLGSTWAALTMGALGLELPSSFREVLWPLPAYLLVSAGCYALGTVGYRVATFHDCEDAARELQSQIQEARADLTRRGLRF; this is encoded by the coding sequence ATGACGAAATTAGCGCAGTGGCTGTGGGGGCTGGCGCTCCTGGGCTCCACCTGGGCGGCCCTGACCATGGGAGCCCTGGGCCTGGAGCTGCCTTCGTCTTTCCGGgaggtcctgtggccactgcccgCCTACTTGCTGGTATCTGCCGGCTGCTATGCCCTGGGCACCGTGGGCTACCGCGTCGCTACTTTCCACGACTGCGAGGACGCCGCCCGCGAGCTGCAGAGCCAGATCCAAGAAGCCAGAGCCGACTTGACCCGCAGGGGACTGCGCTTCTGA
- the SLC50A1 gene encoding LOW QUALITY PROTEIN: sugar transporter SWEET1 (The sequence of the model RefSeq protein was modified relative to this genomic sequence to represent the inferred CDS: deleted 1 base in 1 codon): MEAGGLADSLLSGACVLFTLGMFSTGLSDLKHMRMTRSVDNVQFLPFLTTDVNNLSWLSYGALKGNWTLITVNAVGAVLQTLYILVYLHYCHRKRAVLLQTTTLLAVLVLGFAYFWLLVPDPEMRLQHLGLFCSVFTISMYLSPLADLTKVIRTKSTQRLSFSLTIATLLTSASWTLYGFRLKDPYIVVPNLPGILTSFIRFWLFWKYPQEGDRNCRLLQT, encoded by the exons ATGGAGGCGGGCGGATTGGCCGACTCGCTTCTTTCTGGAGCTTGCGTGCTCTTCACCCTCGGCATGTTCTCCACCGGCCT CTCGGACCTCAAACACATGCGGATGACCCGGAGCGTGGACAATGTCCAGTTCCTGCCCTTTCTCACCACGGATGTCAA CAACCTGAGCTGGCTGAGTTATGGGGCCTTGAAGGGAAACTGGACGCTAATCACCGTCAACGCCGTGGGTGCTGTGCTTCAGACTCTGTATATCTTGGTGTACCTGCACTACTGCCATCGGAAG CGTGCCGTGCTCCTTCAGACTACAACCCTGCTGGCGGTCCTTGTCCTGGGTTTTGCCTACTTTTGGCTCCTGGTGCCCGACCCCGAGATGCGGCTTCAGCACCTGGGCCTCTTCTGCAGTGTCTTCACCATCAGTATGTACCTCTCACCACTAGCTGACTTG ACCAAGGTCATTCGTACTAAATCAACCCAGCGTCTCTCCTTTTCACTCACCATTGCCACCCTCCTCACCTCTGCCTCCTGGACACTCTATGGGTTTCGACTAAAAGATCCCTACATTGTG GTGCCCAACCTTCCAGGAATTCTCACCAGCTTCATTCGCTTCTGGCTTTTTTGGAAGTAC CCCCAGGAGGGAGACAGGAACTGTCGGCTTCTACAAACCTGA
- the EFNA1 gene encoding ephrin-A1, producing the protein MEFLWASLLGLCCSLAAADRHTVFWNSSNPKFWNEDYTIHVRLDDYLDIICPHYEDNSVADAAMEQYTLYLVEHEQYQLCQPQSKDHVRWFCNNPKAKHGPEKLSEKFHRFTGFTLSKDFKEGHSYYYISKPMHHQEDRCLKLKVFIDGKITRSPQAHANAQEKRLPADDPEVQVLHSIGHSAAPRLFPLAWAVLLLPFLLLQIP; encoded by the exons ATGGAGTTCCTCTGGGCCTCTCTCTTGGGTCTGTGCTGCAGTCTGGCCGCTGCTGACCGCCACACCGTCTTCTGGAACAGTTCAAACCCCAA GTTTTGGAATGAGGACTACACAATACATGTGCGGCTAGATGACTACCTGGACATCATCTGTCCTCATTACGAGGATAACTCTGTGGCAGACGCGGCCATGGAGCAGTACACACTGTACCTGGTGGAGCACGAGCAGTACCAGCTGTGCCAACCCCAATCCAAGGACCACGTCCGCTGGTTCTGCAACAATCCCAAGGCCAAGCATGGCCCGGAGAAGCTGTCTGAGAAGTTCCACCGCTTCACAGGTTTTACCCTGAGCAAGGATTTCAAAGAGGGACACAGCTACTACTACATCT CCAAAcccatgcaccaccaggaagaccGCTGCTTGAAGTTGAAGGTTTTCATCGATGGCAAAATCA CTCGCAGCCCTCAGGCCCATGCCAATGCACAAGAGAAGAGACTTCCAGCAG ATGACCCGGAGGTGCAGGTTCTGCACAGCATCGGTCACAGCGCCGCCCCTCGCCTCTTCCCACTGGCCTGGGCTGTGCTGCTCCTGCCATTCCTGCTGCTGCAAATCCCGTGA